The genomic window atcaaattttataagaaccaacaaatgttcattaacactaaaatcttctcagagtcacattttttaactttcttttgtttaataatacagtttttttaacttacagtttcggtagctttatgtggctatactttttttaacatctggtcgcattgtccgcgattgcagttgttctTGGTGCTCTtttgctttcagcagtcaaatctctctcccgctactgcagtgtttcctagctttggatataaaaacgcactaaactgcccatttaaagaaaataaaataccaaatttttattgaattacttaaagaactttataTGCGTGACAAGTtgcgcttttttaaataaatgtgttatggttatgtacaatttaatttatgaacttgttttgttaaaataaacgatttttttgctatatttgaggctatgcaactagataaggtaccctttttgtaaaaatgtcattatggtttctttagtattttctggtattcttttgcttatttttactatgaatacacctcttaatGCCCTATATCCCACTAAGGCTTGATgatcggaagaaacgattacacatttataattttcattagaactaaaatcttctcaaagTGGCAtgttttaaccttcttttgattaataatacagtttttttttaacttacagtttccgtagctttaaattaaaaaaaagaaacaaacaccaaacttaaaactgttcgcattttgggtataaaaaacattaaatttattgcgaagagcaaatggttggcagcaCTGCACAAgtcggcaaacgtgacgtcacgcactctttcatgggcgcaatcttgtttctatcattcttgctagAGAATATTGTTACTCTTCGCTGTACTTCACTTGTACTTCATGTAAGTAGATTAACCGTCAGTCATAGCAGTAACTCGGCTGAGATAATACAGAatgttacaacaacagcaacacgtTTCgactattatatttatataacatacatatgtgtatataaatatacctGTTCATGTTTTTCCCACATTTGTTGGCCATTTTgacgttttctttttaattctctCATTTACCTGGAACACAGGAAAATGACGTTTAGCTTTCATTCCATACTAGGCAATCTTGTATGTTATAATTCGTTTGATTGTACTGAAGTAGAGTAGCAACTCTGTTAATCAGGAAAAATCAGCTGACTAATAACACTGTTTCTGGTCGTGAGCATCCGCAATGTTTTATTTATCGAAAATTTAAGAACTGCTAAAAGATTTAACCAATCAAGAGTGATACATCGTGGCTAATATTTCATCGCAGTTCAAAATCAAACAGCAAATAtagaaacttaaaatttatttccaagAATATACTTGATTAAAATCCCAAACGCAATGGGAGGCGGAGATTTGGtaagaaaagttaaatttaagtttgataaattaaattttagtaaacacACGGACTACATTCAATTTTAGAACTTGAAGAAGTCGTGGCATCCGCACACTATGAAAAACCAAGAAAAGGTCTGGAAAGCGGAGCAAGCCAAATCACAAGAAGACAAGAAACTTAAAGACTTGCGAAGAGAGATGGAAGAAGAAAAAACTCGGGAAGAACTTAAACAGATTGGTCGAAATTCTGGCATACTTCCGCAAGAAGACAAAAAGTTGGAATGGATGTATAAAAGTATACTATTGACTAAAATTAATCTATGCAACTGTACTTACAAtcacaaattaattatttcagacaGTACGGAGTTAATAAATCGTGAAGAATATCTTCTTGGTAGAACCATTGACAAATCATTTGAGGCACTGCAAGCTGAGGAACAACGGAAGGATCAAAACTTGGTTGGTGTGAAACAATCTATAAATCATGTTGAACATGAGTGCATACCTTTCTCTATACGAGCTTATCGTAATATGGAATCAACGGAACAGGTTGATTTGCAGCGTAAAGTTATGGAGGATCCTTTAATGCTAATTAAACAACGTGAAATGGAgtcgagaaaaaaaattttggagaaTCCAGTAAAATTAAAGGAACTACATCGTATTCTCAAGACTGATGAGATgcttaaaaagtgtaaaaaatccaaaaagtcgaggaaatcaaagaaaaaacataaaaagcgaTCTAAATCATCACCAGAAAGCACATCTAATTCCTACTCAGACAGTGCTACTGCAGTAGATTTAGATAAGGAGttggcaaaaaaatataaaaaattgaataaggAAGAAGACTTTTCTGTATTAAGCCTCTCAAAGTTAATGGATGCTAAATTTGAGACTATCACGAAAGAGTTGGATAAAGCGGCAAAAAGTAGGAGCAGAAAAGACCGTCGAGATCGCTCGTTCAGCAACGATCGTGACGGCAGCAATTATAGAACAAAACAGTCGAGACATCGCATAAGAAGGGAAAGTGAAACTTATTTTAATAGAAATGGAAACCCACAAAAATCCAGACACTCGCGTTCCAGATCACCGAAAAACTGCAATGCAAGTGCAACACGATCACCCGCAGAGCCGCGAAAACGTCAGTTTTCCAGTTCACCTTCAATGGAGAaagaaaaggagaaattttcagaaaataaatggaattgcTCGAATGATCAGGAAGGAAGGTCGAGAGTTCAAGAGTACAAAAAGCAACAAAGGTATCAAAATCATATAAGCTCTCGTTCCAAATCACCCCAAGAGCGCAATCGTGGACGTTATTCACGTTCCAGTCGCTCAATAAATAAAGACAGTGGTAGTAGAAAGAGAAAACACTCAAGTGATCACGAAAGGAGGCCAAGAGTTACAGATTTCAAGAATTATGAAAGAAGGCAAAAACATAAAATCTCTCGGTCGAAATCACCTCAAATTCACAAAGGCCAACATCGCTCAGCAACGCGGTCGCCTAAAGATCCAAGAAGAAGGCAACGTTCGAGGTCCCCAAGCAAATATTCACGTTCACCACAGCGGCGGCAAAGGTCCAGAGATCGTAATGAAACTATCAGGCGACATGCCAAGACTGTTGAAAGTAAAAGCACAagctctaaaaaaaaaataagcgatGCGGAAAAGGAGGCACGATTGCGCGAAATGATGGAAAACGCCAGTTGGCGGGAGGAAGACCGCGTGAAATCAGTTCAAAAGCATCGCGAATCAAATGCCAGAGAAGAAGAAAAGTACAAATCGCAAGAATTCGATAAAGAATTTATCAACAAAGAAGTAAAAAAGGCGATTGCAATTCAATCCTCAGTTGGATCACGAATACGTTCAAACTTGAACAATATACAACGCACTTCTGCTGCCATGAACTCAAACTTTACGAAAAAGTAAACATTTACTTTATGTTCTggaaattttcttaattatggGTACAAATCTGCAGATACAAAATTTACAGAATTCCTTCCAGACACTcccattatattgtatttattttttctaagttaaaaaagatattaaattGTGCAAGTTTATAGGTATTTTTATTCAACATCTAAATGATTACttgattttgatattatattttgaacaaataaCTGAATCCTATTCAGTAAGCAGtttcttaatgttttttgtaatagtaatgcataatttttctatatttctacTATGCGAAAGTTTCGTAACGTACAGTTGATTGTGTTTTACCAACTTAACATTGCATTTCTTAAGCATTGCTTAAAGCAGCTACACCTGGCAGTGTCTTGCCCTCAAGTAACTCTAACGAAGCACCACCTCCGGTTGAAACATGCGATACCTTGGATTCTGTACCCCATTTGGCACAGCATGATGCTGTATCACCACCTCCAATGATAGAAACAGTGCCACTTTCAGTTGCTGAGACCACAGCGTCCATGACGGCTTTTGTACCGTGAGAAAAATTGGGGAATTCAAAAACGCCAGATGGACTAAAAcgatataaaaactaaattacaatgtacgtacatacatacagcacACGAACTTACCCGTTCCAAACGATGATTTTTGCACGGCATATAGGTTCTTTGAACAACTCCCTAGTTTTTGGTCCGATGTCCAGACCCATGTAGCCATCAGGGATACCTTCTTCAACAGTTGCTTCGCAAGTTTTTGCGTCTTCTGCGAATTTATCTCCGCATACAAAATCTACTGGTAAATGTAGTTGGACATTATTTTTCTTAGCTTTCGCGACCAAATCATTGACGATTTTTGAGCCTTCTTCATCAAAAAGCGACGATCCGATCTTCATATTATTGAGTACTTTCAAGAAAGTGAAGGCCATACCACCACCAATCACCATCTCATGAACTTTGTCTAACAAATTTGAAATCAATTGAATCTTGTCGGCTACTTTAGCGCCACCCAAAATAGCTAAGAATGGTCGTGGAGGGTTATCTAGAGCCTGTGCGAAGTACTTCAGTTCTTTATTCAACAATAGCCCAGCCGCACGTT from Anastrepha ludens isolate Willacy chromosome 5, idAnaLude1.1, whole genome shotgun sequence includes these protein-coding regions:
- the LOC128863173 gene encoding phosphoglycerate kinase, with translation MTLNRLLKNFAISITTKYLPRIQTYFPVRPSVGIKKFGQRLSSCDSNVKSKGSTMAFNKLSIESLDLNGKRVLMRVDFNVPIKEGKITSNQRIVAALDSIKHALDAKAKSVVLMSHLGRPDGQKNLKYTLAPVADELKRLLGKDVKFLPDCVGPEVEKECKDPAVGTVILLENLRFYIEEEGKGLDASGAKAKADPAKVKEFRESLAKLGDVYVNDAFGTAHRAHSSMMGEGFEKRAAGLLLNKELKYFAQALDNPPRPFLAILGGAKVADKIQLISNLLDKVHEMVIGGGMAFTFLKVLNNMKIGSSLFDEEGSKIVNDLVAKAKKNNVQLHLPVDFVCGDKFAEDAKTCEATVEEGIPDGYMGLDIGPKTRELFKEPICRAKIIVWNGPSGVFEFPNFSHGTKAVMDAVVSATESGTVSIIGGGDTASCCAKWGTESKVSHVSTGGGASLELLEGKTLPGVAALSNA
- the LOC128863172 gene encoding pre-mRNA-splicing factor CWC25 homolog, which gives rise to MGGGDLNLKKSWHPHTMKNQEKVWKAEQAKSQEDKKLKDLRREMEEEKTREELKQIGRNSGILPQEDKKLEWMYKNSTELINREEYLLGRTIDKSFEALQAEEQRKDQNLVGVKQSINHVEHECIPFSIRAYRNMESTEQVDLQRKVMEDPLMLIKQREMESRKKILENPVKLKELHRILKTDEMLKKCKKSKKSRKSKKKHKKRSKSSPESTSNSYSDSATAVDLDKELAKKYKKLNKEEDFSVLSLSKLMDAKFETITKELDKAAKSRSRKDRRDRSFSNDRDGSNYRTKQSRHRIRRESETYFNRNGNPQKSRHSRSRSPKNCNASATRSPAEPRKRQFSSSPSMEKEKEKFSENKWNCSNDQEGRSRVQEYKKQQRYQNHISSRSKSPQERNRGRYSRSSRSINKDSGSRKRKHSSDHERRPRVTDFKNYERRQKHKISRSKSPQIHKGQHRSATRSPKDPRRRQRSRSPSKYSRSPQRRQRSRDRNETIRRHAKTVESKSTSSKKKISDAEKEARLREMMENASWREEDRVKSVQKHRESNAREEEKYKSQEFDKEFINKEVKKAIAIQSSVGSRIRSNLNNIQRTSAAMNSNFTKK